A genomic segment from Salmo trutta chromosome 38, fSalTru1.1, whole genome shotgun sequence encodes:
- the LOC115177822 gene encoding ATP-dependent RNA helicase DDX39A, with product MAENDVDNELLDYEEDEEPQVAPETATPAGKKEVKGSYVSIHSSGFRDFLLKPELLRAIVDCGFEHPSEVQHECIPQAILGMDILCQAKSGMGKTAVFVLATLQQIEPVDGQVSVLVMCHTRELAFQISKEYERFSKYMPTVKAAVFFGGLSIKKDEDVLKKNCPHIVVGTPGRILALIRNKTLNLKNVKHFVLDECDKMLEQLDMRRDVQDIFRLTPHEKQCMMFSATLSKEIRPVCRKFMQDPMEVFVDDETKLTLHGLQQYYCKLKDSEKNRKLFDLLDVLEFNQVVIFVKSVQRCVALSQLLVEQNFPAIAIHRGMAQEERLSRYQQFKDFQRRILVATNLFGRGMDIERVNIVFNYDMPEDSDTYLHRVARAGRFGTKGLAVTFVSDETDAKTLNDVQDRFEVNVAELPEEIDISTYIEQSR from the exons ATGGCAGAGAATGACGTTGACAACGAGCTGTTGGACTATGAAGAGGATGAGGAGCCTCAGGTTGCCCCGGAGACCGCCACACCTGCGGGCAAGAAGGAGGTAAAGGGCTCTTACGTCTCCATCCACAGCTCCGGCTTCCGAGACTTCCTGCTCAAACCAGAGCTGCTCCGTGCCATTGTCGACTGTGGCTTTGAACATCCCTCTGAAG TCCAACACGAGTGCATCCCACAGGCCATCCTAGGCATGGACATCCTCTGCCAGGCCAAGTCTGGTATGGGCAAGACAGCTGTGTTTGTACTGGCCACCCTGCAGCAGATTGAGCCTGTGGACGGGCAG gtGTCTGTGCTGGTGATGTGCCACACACGAGAGCTGGCCTTCCAGATCAGCAAAGAGTATGAGCGCTTCTCCAAGTACATGCCCACCGTCAAGGCAGCCGTGTTCTTCGGGGGCCTGTCCATCAAGAAGGACGAGGACGTGCTGAAGAAGAACTGCCCCCACATTGTGGTGGGAACGCCCGGCCGCATCCTGGCCCTCATCCGCAACAAGACCCTCAACCTGAAGAACGTGAAGCACTTTGTCCTGGACGAGTGTGACAAGATGCTGGAGCAGCTGG ACATGAGGCGTGATGTTCAGGACATCTTCAGGCTCACACCCCACGAGAAGCAGTGCATGATGTTCAGCGCCACCCTAAGCAAAGAGATCCGCCCTGTCTGCCGCAAGTTCATGCAGGAT CCCATGGAGGTGTTTGTGGACGATGAGACCAAGCTGACGCTGCACGGCCTGCAGCAGTACTACTGCAAGCTGAAGGATAGCGAGAAGAACCGCAAGCTCTTCGACCTGCTCGACGTGCTCGAGTTCAACCAG GTGGTGATCTTCGTGAAGTCTGTGCAGCGCTGTGTGGCTCTGTCTCAGCTGCTGGTGGAGCAGAACTTCCCTGCAATCGCCATCCACAGGGGCATGGCCCAGGAGGAGAG gCTTTCCCGGTACCAGCAGTTCAAGGACTTCCAAAGGCGGATCCTGGTGGCCACCAACCTGTTTGGCCGAGGGATGGACATTGAGCGTGTCAACATCGTCTTCAACTACGACATGCCCGAGGATTCTGACACCTACCTGCACAGAGTGGCCCGTGCAGGCAGGTTCGGGACGAAAGGTCTGGCCGTGACCTTTGTGTCCGACGAGACTGACGCCAAGACCCTGAACGATGTGCAGGACCGCTTCGAGGTCAACGTGGCAGAGCTCCCAGAAGAGATTGACATCTCCACCTACA TTGAACAGTCCAGATAA
- the LOC115177945 gene encoding uncharacterized protein LOC115177945, with protein MCDMKLYGAFWAGTLQASAGEQVLQTDVHSTGHDGLSLPALVGCPQDSPRKAGTLQASAGEQVLQTDVHSTDHDGLSLPALVDCPQDSPRKAGTLQASAGEQVLQTDVHSTDHDGLSLPALVDCPQDSPRKAGTLQASAGEQVLQTDVHSTDHDGLSLPALVDCPQDSPRKAGTLQASAGEQVLQTDVHSTDHDGLSLPALVDCPQDSPRKNLVPKPPQGPRPSREANIAKAEKKAREAIKARRAREAKAGGGKLSHQVVGMLALPQTLLSRTSYSVLPAIKKGTKVTKMETTEPLCPLTPDGEIMISSSSVDDLLTPKSDVMSEAKSDDASRPIGPEMFSLTNFLKSHPKRKLIRKFLKQMNVTIGDLDEIIEWVVCVSNEVFLPVMALIRTSSPESSTSSRWGSGELQIISREFHQRSSEPKGRLLGGQPPTPPSETDKELQGVADLSVGNILKKAQEDLFFSGEDDLENTHPGITLTEERLSSIFSELFRDACESAQEATRQIHHIRSGRGNNSRNGRCPGLSQGSSRSNMLDLEELGSVRRPKGSDVHKVLSEGSLPVFALLGERPGEVGETSSPAGEMDATQTASTPSIPQSGHGSRRSSQTTAPITGHREAGVTASNIFDVIFHLTHSDTDREHHQEFSSEDDVSLNDIMDMKLTPPVEPLGQILSSWKLVNRIFRGKVHYFGKELICKVYQMLLDTGMGRRPMARQSRSEPILKDQAANRRLSDEFFTDVLYMFIQRAIKNLLENFLGLPTTPPGRDIMWNDNFNWMYRDGWGDTPTSSEEDSDSTWSNELGEEEGAESRGRWAALLEKGSFLTLQSSSSLSDDNKEALGAVYQVLTTRVGDILNSTCNDDYKARLIIQKGLDSGARERFPDSPCSSSPKDEEEVVVSVMTVSYPKPSTSTQAAWAAPAQTLDVFLPRPCLDEEEVVPSTSMKDDSVTTTHAARAAPSQTLEEEVGGAEVSEMSDSSLMPTKNRQDPLQNIPSLLPGKEDILLRGTPWTTVMSPQTLKFILQGIMCQLEASESPQTRRANDPFRLMKDLFVEVQHTLKYADISVVFGLEESIQFSGEDAVKAIVKTAAKRLSLRSDANRAQLRAARSGSEGAIGCMADTITQVIDDYSEDWSSDGHFGARRSRASGRSYSSTSSRSDVTLTEELLAWKETLQEDLEEMADDSTGLEKTSVSSAICEKSQVISYLSESTKPISRALSTDLEDITSTQKEKEEAMKKEVRKSGKKKRGNNKDQKKNKVSPLGNDSTVAADEPKKKQALLPRITAALAKLFCFPCKKKIKK; from the exons ATGTGTGACATGAAGCTATATGGGGCATTTTGG GCTGGGACCCTCCAAGCTAGTGCTGGAGAGCAAGTGCTCCAGACAGATGTCCATTCCACTGGCCATGATGGACTAAGCCTGCCAGCCCTGGTAGGCTGCCCCCAGGACAGCCCTCGAAAG GCTGGGACCCTCCAAGCTAGTGCTGGAGAGCAAGTGCTCCAGACAGATGTCCATTCCACTGACCATGATGGACTAAGCCTGCCAGCCCTGGTAGACTGCCCCCAGGACAGCCCTCGAAAG GCTGGGACCCTCCAAGCTAGTGCTGGAGAGCAAGTGCTCCAGACAGATGTCCATTCCACTGACCATGATGGACTAAGCCTGCCAGCCCTGGTAGACTGCCCCCAGGACAGCCCTCGAAAG GCTGGGACCCTCCAAGCTAGTGCTGGAGAGCAAGTGCTCCAGACAGATGTCCATTCCACTGACCATGATGGACTAAGCCTGCCAGCCCTGGTAGACTGCCCCCAGGACAGCCCTCGAAAG GCTGGGACCCTCCAAGCTAGTGCTGGAGAGCAAGTGCTCCAGACAGATGTCCATTCCACTGACCATGATGGACTAAGCCTGCCAGCCCTGGTAGACTGCCCCCAGGACAGCCCTCGAAAG AACCTTGTGCCGAAGCCCCCGCAAGGCCCCAGGCCCAGCCGAGAGGCCAATATAGCAAAGGCAGAAAAGAAAGCCAGAGAGGCTATCAAGGCTAGAAGGGCTAGGGAGGCTAAGGCAGGGGGGGGGAAACTAAGCCACCAAGTAGTTGGTATGTTGGCACTGCCTCAAACTCTTCTATCTCGAACCAGTTACA GTGTCCTGCCAGCTATCAAGAAGGGCACTAAAGTTACTAAAATGGAGACAACAG AACCCCTATGTCCCTTGACACCTGATGGGGAGATAATGATCTCCTCTTCATCTGTTGATGACCTCCTGACCCCAAAGAGTGATGTCATGTCTGAGGCTAAGAGCGATGATGCCTCCCGTCCAATTGGACCTGAGATGTTCTCTCTAACAAACTTCCTGAAGTCTCACCC TAAGAGAAAGCTTATCAGGAAATTCCTCAAACAAATG AATGTGACAATAGGCGACCTGGACGAGATCATCGAGTGGGTGGTGTGTGTCTCCAATGAGGTGTTCCTCCCAGTGATGGCTCTGATCAGGACCTCCAGTCCAGAGTCGTCCACTTCATCCCGATGGGGGTCAGGTGAGCTCCAGATCATCTCCAGGGAGTTCCACCAGCGGAGTTCTGAGCCGAAGGGAAGGCTCCTGGGTGGGCAGCCGCCCACTCCCCCTTCTGAGACCGACAAGGAGCTTCAGGGCGTAGCAGATCTGTCTGTGGGTAACATCCTGAAAAAGGCCCAGGAGGACCTCTTCTTTTCTGGTGAGGATGACCTGGAGAACACCCATCCAGGCATCACTCTGACCGAAGAGAGGCTCTCCAGCATCTTCTCAGAGTTGTTCAGGGATGCCTGTGAGAGTGCCCAGGAGGCCACCAGACAGATCCACCACATAAGGTCTGGAAGAGGCAACAACAGCCGGAATGGGAGATGCCCTGGGTTATCACAGGGATCGAGCAGGTCCAACATGCTAGATTTGGAAGAACTGGGGTCAGTGAGGAGGCCCAAGGGAAGCGACGTCCATAAAGTCCTTAGCGAGGGGTCCCTCCCTGTCTTTGCCCTGCTTGGGGAGAGGCCAGGGGAAGTTGGGGAGACCAGCAGCCCTGCTGGGGAGATGGACGCGACCCAGACTGCCAGCACTCCCAGCATTCCCCAGTCTGGGCATGGCAGCAGAAGAAGCAGCCAGACCACTGCTCCCATCACCGGCCACAGAGAGGCAGGAGTCACAGCCAGTAACATCTTTGATGTTATTTTTCATCTGACGCACTCTGACACTGACCGGGAACACCACCAGGAGTTCAGCAGTGAGGATGATGTTTCACTGAATGACATCATGGACATGAAGTTAACCCCACCAGTGGAGCCCCTGGGGCAGATCCTGTCCTCATGGAAGCTGGTCAACAGGATCTTCAGGGGGAAGGTCCACTACTTTGGGAAGGAGCTCATCTGCAAGGTGTATCAGATGCTTCTGGACACCGGTATGGGCAGGAGGCCAATGGCCCGCCAGAGCAGGTCCGAGCCCATCCTGAAAGACCAGGCTGCCAACCGTAGGCTCTCCGATGAATTCTTCACAGACGTGCTGTACATGTTCATCCAACGGGCCATTAAGAATCTGCTGGAGAACTTCTTGGGTCTGCCGACCACCCCACCGGGTAGAGACATTATGTGGAATGACAACTTCAACTGGATGTATAGGGACGGCTGGGGGGACACCCCCACATCCAGTGAGGAGGACAGTGACTCCACCTGGTCAAATGAgcttggagaggaggagggggcagaGTCCCGTGGGAGGTGGGCCGCTCTGTTGGAGAAGGGCAGCTTCCTGACCCTCCAGTCCTCCAGCTCCCTCTCCGATGACAACAAGGAGGCACTAG GGGCCGTCTACCAGGTCCTGACCACCAGGGTGGGAGACATCCTGAACAGTACCTGCAACGACGATTACAAGGCCAGGCTCATCATCCAGAAAG GATTGGATTCCGGTGCCAGGGAAAGGTTCCCTGACTCTCCGTGTTCCTCTTCACCCAAGGACGAAGAGGAGGTTGTTGTAAGTGTCATGACTGTCTCATACCCTAAACCCTCCACCTCAACCCAGGCAGCATGGGCAGCTCCTGCCCAGACTCTGGACGTTTTTCTGCCCAGACCCTGCCTGGATGAAGAAGAGGTAGTCCCCAGCACCTCCATGAAGGACGACTCTGTGACGACCACCCATGCAGCACGGGCAGCTCCTTCCCAGACCCTGGAAGAAGAGGTGGGGGGAGCTGAGGTCTCTGAGATGAGTGACAGCTCCCTGATGCCCACCAAGAACAGGCAGGACCCCCTGCAGAATATTCCCTCCCTCCTACCAGGCAAGGAGGACATCCTCCTTCGGGGCACTCCCTGGACCACCGTCATGAGCCCCCAGACCCTGAAGTTTATTCTCCAAGGCATCATGTGCCAACTGGAGGCCTCAGAGTCCCCCCAGACAAGGAGGGCCAATGACCCCTTCAGGCTGATGAAGGATCTCTTTGTGGAGGTCCAGCATACCCTGAAGTATGCTGACATCTCTGTCGTCTTTGGCCTGGAGGAGAGCATCCAATTCAGTGGGGAGGATGCGGTGAAGGCCATCGTGAAGACTGCGGCTAAAAGATTGTCCCTGCGTTCGGACGCAAACCGGGCTCAACTGCGTGCCGCACGCTCTGGTAGTGAGGGAGCCATCGGGTGCATGGCGGACACCATCACACAAGTCATAGATGACTATTCCGAGGACTGGAGTTCCGACGGCCATTTTGGAGCCAGGAGGAGCCGTGCTAGTGGGAGATCATACTCCTCAACCTCCTCAAGGAGTGACGTCACCCTCACCGAGGAGCTCCTGGCTTGGAAGGAAACCCTACAAGAGGACCTAGAGGAGATGGCTGATGACAGCACTGGTTTGGAAAAGACCAGTGTAAGCTCAGCCATCTGTGAGAAGTCCCAGGTAATTAGCTACCTTTCTGAAAGCACCAAGCCCATCAGCCGCGCCCTCTCCACAGACCTCGAGGACATCACCTCCACACAG AAAGAGAAGGAAGAGGCTATGAAGAAAGAAGTGAGGAAGTCAGGAAAGAAGAAGCGAGGAAATAACAAGGACCAGAAGAAGAACAAGGTGTCTCCTCTTGGCAATGATA gtactgTTGCTGCAGATGAGCCTAAGAAAAAACAGGCTCTCCTCCCGCGGATCACAGCCGCCCTGGCAAaactattttgcttcccctgcaaaaaaaaaatcaaaaagtaA